The following coding sequences lie in one Saimiri boliviensis isolate mSaiBol1 chromosome 6, mSaiBol1.pri, whole genome shotgun sequence genomic window:
- the LOC104650681 gene encoding putative caspase recruitment domain-containing protein 17P, whose product MADKVLKEKRKLFIRSADADILNGLLNELLKKKVLNKEEMEIVKCKNATSMDKSRALFDTVIRKGAGACQIFITYICKEDCSLAEKLGLSAGCSSCCEAWTASTCSLLQT is encoded by the exons ATGGCTG ACAAGGTcctgaaggagaagaggaagttgTTTATCCGTTCAGCAGATGCAGACATATTAAATGGCTTACTGAatgaattattaaagaaaaaggtGCTGAACAAGGAAGAGATGGAgatagtaaaatgtaaaaatgctaCATCTATGGATAAATCCCGAGCTTTGTTTGACACTGTTATTAGGAAAGGGGCCGGGGCATGCCAAATTTTCATCACATATATTTGCAAAGAAGATTGTTCTCTGGCAGAGAAGCTGGGACTCTCAGCAG GTTGCAGTTCATGCTGTGAGGCCTGGACTGCCTCCACTTGCAGCCTTCTTCAGACCTGA